A single genomic interval of Suncus etruscus isolate mSunEtr1 chromosome 10, mSunEtr1.pri.cur, whole genome shotgun sequence harbors:
- the PRKAB2 gene encoding 5'-AMP-activated protein kinase subunit beta-2, which yields MGNTASERAGERGHGRAARAEGPGAPGPAKEHRILVGSTDDPGVFSLPQDSKLPGDVSWQQDLEDAAKPNQQAQPTVIRWSEGGKEVFISGSFNNWSAKIPLIKSHNDFVAILDLPEGEHQYKFFVDGQWVHDPSEPVVTSQLGTINNLIHVKKSDFEVFDALKLDSMESSETSCRDLSSSPPGPYGQEMYVFRSEERFKSPPILPPHLLQVILNKDTNISCDPALLPEPNHVMLNHLYALSIKDSVMVLSATHRYKKKYVTTLLYKPI from the exons ATGGGCAACACCGCGAGCGAACGGGCGGGCGAGCGTGGGCACGGGCGGGCGGCGCGCGCAGAGGGCCCAGGCGCCCCGGGCCCGGCCAAGGAGCACCGCATCCTGGTGGGGAGCACCGACGACCCCGGCGTCTTCAGCCTGCCGCAGGACTCCAAG CTTCCTGGGGACGTATCTTGGCAGCAGGATTTGGAGGATGCAGCGAAGCCCAACCAGCAGGCCCAGCCCACTGTCATCCGCTGGTCAGAAGGTGGCAAAGAAGTCTTTATCTCTGGCTCCTTCAACAACTGGAGCGCCAAGATCCCTCTGATCAAGAG ccATAATGACTTTGTGGCCATTTTGGACCTCCCTGAAGGAGAGCACCAGTACAAGTTCTTTGTGGACGGACAGTGGGTTCATGACCCCTCTGAG CCTGTGGTTACCAGTCAGCTTGGCACCATTAACAATCTGATCCATGTCAAAAAATCTGATTTCGAGGTGTTTGATGCTTTAAAACTAGACTCCATGGAAAGCTCGGAGACATCTTGTCGAG ACCTTTCCAGCTCACCCCCAGGGCCTTATGGGCAAGAAATGTATGTGTTTCGATCTGAGGAGAGATTCAAATCCCCACCCATCCTTCCACCTCACCTGCTCCAAGTTATTCTTAACAAGGACACTAATATTTCT tgtGACCCAGCTCTACTCCCTGAACCCAATCATGTTATGCTGAACCATCTCTATGCATTGTCCATTAAG GACAGCGTGATGGTGCTGAGCGCAACTCATCGCTACAAGAAGAAATATGTCACGACTCTGCTGTACAAGCCCATCTGA